TTTGAATAGTTCATCTCCTCAGAAAGCTGCGAATACCTTGTTAGTATAATGCACGCCATCAGCCTTTCCCAATCTGGGTACTGCAGAAGCTCTCCCATCGGAAGCTTGAGGCTGATGGCCTGCATTATACTAACAGCATGATCTTGAAGAACTAAGTATGACAATACCTTGAAAATGCGCTACCAAAACTTAAAGGCACACAAGTTCGCCATTAACATCGCCTCCTTTTGATTAATTGGGGGTTGTTAGTATCTCCACTAAAGTAGCAATTTATGCACTGTCTGAACTGGAAAGAAATGGGGAATAGCAAATAAGAGTAAAGTTTTTTTTCCAGTTGATGGATCTAGAAttgcacaatttgcattttcttgatgGAGAGTACCAAATTTTCCTCCCCAAAAGGATGCACAATGGGTAGAGGTTGCGTGTCCAGCAATACACCAAAAAGAATACCCTCATGTAGCAATCCAACTTCGCCAAACTTGATTATGAACTGAGATGCATCAAAAGATAGGGAGAAACGTGAAATTACTCATCTTCACAAATTGGTCAGTCTCTGTGTGTCAAATTCAACTAAACACAAGAAACCAGCAATTTTCAGTGGTTCTCTCGCAAAGCAAACAGAGAGATAAGCTTCTGGCTCCATGCTTGTGAGGATGTCCCACCATATCTCTCGTTGGCACATGAACAAAATAAGAGGTACTTGTTGGTTTAAACAGCCCAAGCTGCAATGAATTTGCCTAAGTAAACTACCTATTTCTGATAGATCAGTGGACCAAGAAGGTAgatcttagagagaaattttgatCTTATCCTTCACAACAGAGTTACACCTTTGGAATTAAACTTCAACATTAACATGGCACCGATTTCTACTAAGTAGaatctcgaaaaaaaaaaaaacaatgaaaacaAACCTTTGGACGTACGGGAGTCGCCAATGGACCGCCTATCGATGGGGCTTGCGAAGGCGACGACGGGAGGCGATGGCGTCGGGGGCGTCTGCGTTCAGGAGCAGGAGGCGCTTcgtggaggaaagagagaaagagcgagTAGAGCGACCTTCGCTCAcggagagggaggccaaaacgCGAGAGCACGTCGGTGTTGGGGTTGGCTAGTAAGGGCACTGCgcagagaaaagagggagagagcagAGTGcaggtcgcgagagggaggcgaaggggcatcggcgtcggcgtcggcgtcggccgCGTAGGGGGAGGCGAAGGCGGAGAAGTCGGGGTCGGAGTTGGAGGCAATGGAGGCGAccggcggaggggcgtcggcgtcgtgGTTTGCTGGCAGAGAGGCGCGCCTTTGAGGACGAAAGAGAGATAAAACCGACAAGAGGTCACGAGAGGGAGGCGTAGGCTGCGTCGGTGTcagcgtcggcgtcggcgtcaggggcgacggaggcaaccggcggaggcggaggtggagggccgtcgaaggggggagagagagagagcagaggggACTTTATGTTTTCCTCTGAACCGTCGCAATTTTGTTCTCCCTCCCCGCaacggaacggagaacggggagagagaaagagaggagagaggagagcagAGCGTCAGAAGGTGCAGAGAGGTGGGccagggagagaggagagagagaagctcccGCGCGCTGGTTCGAAATGGAGAAGTGGACGACGTGGACTGACACCGGGACACGTGTCGCGCAATGAATCGTTCAGAGCACCGATGACGTGGCACTGTtagggtacccaatattttctccagtCGGACACATGGTTAAtgcgtgtcggaaaatccgacacgtggtcaaatACGTTTTGACACGCGTGTCCAGAAGATGGAGGGAGGaggcgagggcgagggagcaAAGACGAGCTGCGAGCGATGGCGAGCTTGCAACGAGGCTACGAGTGACGGCGAGAGGTGAGGGCGAGGGAGTAGAGACGAGGTGCGGGCGAGCCCTCGACGAGGCTGCAAGTGACGGCGGGAGGtgagggcgagggagcagagaCGAGGTGCGAGTGACGGCGAGCCCGCGACCAGACGGCGAGCCCACGACCAGGCTGCGAGTGACGGCGAGAGGCAAGGGTGAGGTAGCAGAGACAAGCTGTGAGCGACAGCGAGCCCGCAACGGCGAGAGatggaagaggaaaggaaagcggtcgtgcggcgaggaggaggagg
This Eucalyptus grandis isolate ANBG69807.140 chromosome 7, ASM1654582v1, whole genome shotgun sequence DNA region includes the following protein-coding sequences:
- the LOC104453333 gene encoding uncharacterized protein LOC104453333 isoform X2, which translates into the protein MPLRLPLATCTLLSPSFLCAVPLLANPNTDVLSRFGLPLRERRSLYSLFLSFLHEAPPAPERRRPRRHRLPSSPSQAPSIGGPLATPVRPKLHAFVQYESINVAEKTAKPSQAWGRRDMMEKNPGKKKMLLYLSNDQSNNLRSLLSNLMLTSRGIWGRAEPRLSPGKRT
- the LOC104453333 gene encoding uncharacterized protein LOC104453333 isoform X4, giving the protein MPLRLPLATCTLLSPSFLCAVPLLANPNTDVLSRFGLPLRERRSLYSLFLSFLHEAPPAPERRRPRRHRLPSSPSQAPSIGGPLATPVRPKAKPSQAWGRRDMMEKNPGKKKMLLYLSNDQSNNLRSLLSNLMLTSRGIWGRAEPRLSPGKRT
- the LOC104453333 gene encoding uncharacterized protein LOC104453333 isoform X3; protein product: MPLRLPLATCTLLSPSFLCAVPLLANPNTDVLSRFGLPLRERRSLYSLFLSFLHEAPPAPERRRPRRHRLPSSPSQAPSIGGPLATPVRPKLHAFVQYESINVAEKTAKPSQAWGRRDMMEKNPGKKKMLLYLSNDQSNNLRSLLSNLMLTSRGIWGRAELVCGQQQ